The proteins below come from a single Natranaerofaba carboxydovora genomic window:
- the fabG gene encoding 3-oxoacyl-ACP reductase FabG: MKLKDKVAIITGGGSGIGKETALLFAKEGAKIVIADYEEEASRQTLNEIVDNGSSAIFVKTDVKEIEEVEKMIEKTLEEYGEVDILVNNAGITRDGLLKDISNEQWNKVLEINLTGVFNCTKTVSQVMTEKESGVIINVSSVVGIYGNVGQTNYAATKSGVIGMTKTWAKELGKKGVRVNAVAPGFIKTNMTAKVPEKILNKMEQNVPLGRLGEPIDVAKVYLFLASDEADYINGAVIEVTGGLTL, from the coding sequence ATGAAACTTAAAGATAAAGTGGCAATTATTACAGGTGGTGGAAGTGGTATTGGCAAAGAGACTGCATTATTATTCGCCAAAGAAGGAGCCAAAATTGTTATAGCAGATTATGAAGAAGAGGCTTCACGACAGACATTAAATGAGATAGTTGATAATGGCAGCAGCGCAATTTTTGTAAAAACAGATGTGAAAGAAATTGAAGAAGTAGAAAAAATGATAGAAAAGACCTTGGAGGAATATGGCGAGGTAGATATCCTTGTTAATAATGCCGGAATTACCAGGGATGGACTACTTAAAGACATCTCTAATGAACAGTGGAATAAAGTGCTAGAGATAAATCTTACCGGAGTTTTTAATTGTACCAAAACTGTTTCACAGGTAATGACAGAAAAGGAAAGTGGCGTGATTATTAATGTTTCCTCAGTAGTAGGGATATATGGTAATGTTGGCCAAACAAATTATGCTGCTACTAAGAGTGGTGTGATAGGTATGACTAAAACATGGGCAAAAGAGCTTGGCAAAAAAGGTGTCAGAGTAAATGCAGTTGCTCCTGGTTTTATAAAAACAAACATGACGGCTAAAGTACCAGAAAAAATATTAAATAAGATGGAGCAAAATGTGCCCCTTGGAAGACTTGGAGAACCTATAGATGTAGCTAAAGTATATTTGTTTTTGGCATCCGATGAAGCGGATTATATCAATGGTGCAGTTATTGAAGTTACAGGAGGACTAACTTTATAA
- a CDS encoding HesA/MoeB/ThiF family protein, whose product MLENELRKNCVEEKLADNSPINLLSVTDEANISKKMNVSHKDIQKKALESKIFPTRYLRNYGTVGFDGQLTLLNSTVGVVGAGGLGGYIVEFLARMGIGNLVVIDDDTFEDNNLNRQLLSTEENLAEYKTSAVSPRVDMLNKGVDVKTITNRLTEDNGEELLGECDVIVDALDNLPSRYALEETAKSMGVPMVHGAIGGFIGQVMTIFPDDTGLSAIYPKKEDAPDKLIEVSLGNPTATPPMIASWQVQECVKILTGLGEPLRNCLLYFDALEGQVETIKII is encoded by the coding sequence ATGCTAGAAAATGAGTTAAGAAAAAACTGTGTTGAAGAAAAACTAGCAGACAATAGTCCAATCAACCTGTTATCAGTAACAGATGAGGCAAATATTTCTAAAAAAATGAATGTAAGCCACAAAGATATTCAAAAAAAAGCTTTAGAATCAAAGATTTTTCCAACAAGATATTTAAGAAACTATGGTACTGTTGGTTTTGATGGTCAGCTAACACTTCTTAATTCCACTGTAGGGGTAGTTGGGGCAGGGGGTCTTGGAGGGTATATTGTTGAGTTTTTAGCGAGAATGGGAATAGGTAATCTTGTTGTTATTGATGATGATACCTTTGAAGACAACAACCTGAATCGCCAACTTCTTTCGACTGAAGAGAACCTGGCAGAATATAAAACCAGTGCCGTGTCTCCCCGGGTCGATATGCTTAACAAAGGAGTGGATGTAAAAACAATAACTAACAGATTAACTGAAGATAATGGGGAAGAACTGCTTGGGGAATGTGATGTTATTGTTGATGCCCTTGATAATTTGCCATCAAGATATGCCTTAGAAGAAACTGCAAAATCAATGGGAGTGCCGATGGTACATGGCGCGATAGGAGGATTTATTGGGCAGGTTATGACAATTTTCCCTGATGATACAGGTTTGTCGGCTATTTATCCCAAAAAAGAAGATGCTCCTGATAAGCTGATTGAGGTAAGTCTTGGTAATCCAACTGCAACTCCTCCTATGATAGCATCCTGGCAAGTGCAGGAATGTGTTAAGATTTTAACGGGGTTAGGTGAGCCTCTTAGAAACTGTCTTCTTTACTTTGATGCATTAGAGGGTCAGGTAGAAACAATAAAAATAATTTGA
- a CDS encoding M23 family metallopeptidase yields MTNKTKLILLLSVFAALILAWNVVIEDNYHLLISEEEDKEKEEKNIEKVDPVDKNDENEDGEKEDDEIEDELDNEEEKDTHKDEAKEDKADEKKEEKDQDVSSYDSKYEREELIEKLEHHESPVEGASITRRESQLPGAPREYRNGIHEGVDYYHGFVDVPIEMGTPVLASADGKVIRADHDYQELTKEEREEILNEARAAEITPEEILDKLRGKQVWIEHEDGIVTRYVHLDSIPEDIEEGVEVLQGEHIGGVGNSGTSHGAEGTNGGAHLHYEIWITDDYFLGKDMEPMEARNILVEIFQ; encoded by the coding sequence ATGACAAATAAGACTAAGCTCATATTACTTTTGTCAGTTTTTGCTGCATTAATTCTAGCCTGGAATGTAGTAATAGAAGATAACTATCACTTACTTATATCAGAGGAAGAAGATAAAGAAAAAGAGGAAAAAAATATCGAAAAAGTTGACCCAGTAGATAAAAACGACGAAAACGAAGATGGTGAAAAAGAAGATGATGAAATAGAAGATGAACTAGACAATGAAGAAGAAAAAGACACACACAAGGATGAAGCTAAAGAAGATAAAGCAGATGAAAAGAAAGAAGAAAAAGATCAAGATGTAAGTTCATATGATTCTAAATATGAAAGAGAAGAACTTATAGAAAAACTAGAACACCATGAATCCCCCGTTGAAGGGGCTAGTATAACCAGGCGTGAAAGCCAACTGCCAGGTGCACCGCGAGAATACAGGAATGGAATACACGAAGGGGTGGACTACTATCACGGCTTTGTTGATGTTCCAATTGAAATGGGGACCCCTGTACTTGCTTCGGCAGATGGTAAAGTTATAAGAGCAGATCATGATTATCAAGAACTTACTAAAGAAGAGCGTGAAGAGATACTAAATGAAGCTAGAGCTGCTGAGATTACACCTGAGGAGATTTTGGACAAACTAAGAGGGAAACAAGTTTGGATAGAACATGAAGATGGTATTGTTACAAGATACGTTCACCTTGACTCTATCCCTGAGGATATAGAAGAAGGTGTTGAGGTCTTGCAAGGTGAGCATATTGGAGGAGTAGGTAATAGTGGTACAAGCCACGGAGCAGAAGGGACAAACGGTGGAGCGCACCTTCATTATGAGATATGGATAACTGATGATTACTTTCTCGGTAAGGATATGGAACCGATGGAAGCGAGAAATATTTTGGTAGAAATCTTTCAATAA
- a CDS encoding NfeD family protein produces the protein MRDQFRLMKITVTLLIICGLLASSIFSSNTLIANNENDVVNTDENSREFDLVVIPIEGTITAGTTNFLESNLEKAIEGEADAVLLKINTPGGLVDATMDIIEKMLNSPTPIITYVSPSGAIAASAGSLIMSAGHIAAMAPGTTVGAAMPVTMAPTGEEPQQADEKTVNFLAEYAESIARERGRPENIARRFVTENLTLSDSTAEEKGFIDVRAANMTGLLEMLDEKEITVNGEDVTLLTENANIKEVEMDTRDRLIHFVSNPQIAFLLFLIGLYGIIFGLNMPGTFIPEVGGAIALILALFGLGMFEVNTLGLILIVLSVAFFIIEVFTPTFGVMTTFGVITLIIGGLMLPFEPMLPTEWFRAFRLTVIGMGLATGGFFFFVIAKVVKLRKKEPYMTKHGMLGYTGKVIKELAPEGLVKIRGELWRARSKSGEIIPIDVEVTVKEEDGIVLVVDKIGKNTQRED, from the coding sequence TTGAGAGACCAATTTAGACTAATGAAGATTACAGTTACATTATTAATTATTTGTGGTTTGCTTGCATCAAGTATTTTCAGCAGTAATACTCTTATAGCAAACAATGAGAACGATGTTGTAAATACTGATGAAAATTCTCGAGAATTTGATTTGGTTGTTATTCCCATTGAAGGGACAATAACGGCAGGCACGACAAACTTTTTGGAATCAAACTTAGAAAAAGCAATAGAAGGTGAAGCGGATGCAGTATTATTAAAGATCAACACTCCCGGAGGCTTAGTGGATGCTACTATGGATATAATAGAAAAGATGTTAAATTCTCCCACCCCTATAATTACCTACGTATCACCTTCTGGTGCTATAGCAGCATCAGCGGGAAGCTTAATAATGTCTGCAGGCCATATAGCTGCTATGGCACCGGGGACTACCGTTGGAGCTGCTATGCCGGTGACAATGGCACCAACAGGAGAAGAACCACAGCAAGCCGATGAAAAGACTGTAAATTTTTTGGCTGAATATGCTGAGAGCATCGCAAGAGAAAGAGGTAGACCAGAAAATATAGCCAGAAGATTTGTGACAGAAAATTTGACTTTGAGTGATAGTACTGCAGAAGAAAAAGGGTTTATTGATGTTAGGGCTGCCAATATGACAGGTCTATTAGAGATGCTTGACGAGAAAGAGATAACAGTTAATGGCGAAGATGTCACTTTGTTAACAGAAAACGCCAATATAAAGGAAGTCGAAATGGACACCAGGGACAGACTCATTCATTTTGTTAGTAACCCTCAAATAGCGTTTTTGCTTTTCTTAATCGGGTTGTACGGCATTATATTTGGTCTTAATATGCCAGGAACTTTTATTCCAGAAGTAGGAGGAGCCATAGCTTTAATTCTTGCTTTATTTGGTCTTGGCATGTTTGAAGTTAACACCCTTGGTTTGATTTTAATAGTTTTATCAGTAGCTTTTTTTATCATAGAAGTGTTTACCCCGACTTTTGGAGTTATGACGACCTTTGGAGTGATCACATTAATAATAGGAGGATTAATGCTTCCCTTTGAACCTATGCTACCTACGGAGTGGTTTAGGGCTTTTAGGTTAACTGTAATAGGTATGGGCCTTGCTACAGGAGGGTTCTTCTTCTTTGTTATTGCTAAAGTTGTTAAGTTAAGAAAGAAAGAACCGTATATGACTAAGCACGGCATGTTAGGTTATACGGGAAAAGTAATTAAGGAATTGGCTCCAGAGGGTCTTGTCAAAATAAGAGGAGAATTATGGCGGGCAAGGAGCAAATCCGGGGAAATAATACCTATAGACGTTGAAGTAACTGTAAAGGAGGAAGACGGGATAGTTTTAGTTGTTGATAAAATAGGAAAAAACACACAAAGGGAAGATTAA
- the arcC gene encoding carbamate kinase: MKLAIALGGNALIRDKEGNSYGKQLNNIWLAVTQLADLIDKGYDIILTHGNGPQVGDLVMQNEISKDRVPEMPLDVCVGMTQGQIGYMLQQQLINELNKRKIKRNVVSLVTQTVVDKDDPLFKKATKPIGPFFSKSEAYKFMREKGETLVEDSGKGWRKVVPSPEPIDIIEKETIKKLFEQLYIVIANGGGGIPVIKKNGEYKGVEAVIDKDLSGALIAEIIGADLFLVLTNVASVSINYGRSNERKLDDVDVEELKYFEQKGHFGQGSMAPKVNAAINYVENTGKKAIISSLDDVYSALQGKTGTHVRLRKKVPERIR; the protein is encoded by the coding sequence ATGAAACTGGCAATTGCTCTCGGAGGAAATGCACTGATTAGAGACAAGGAAGGAAATTCTTATGGTAAGCAGCTAAATAATATTTGGCTGGCAGTTACACAGTTGGCAGATTTGATCGATAAAGGCTACGATATAATCTTGACTCATGGTAATGGGCCGCAAGTAGGTGATCTAGTGATGCAGAATGAAATCTCTAAAGACCGGGTCCCAGAGATGCCCCTTGATGTTTGCGTTGGAATGACGCAAGGACAGATTGGTTATATGCTTCAGCAGCAATTAATTAACGAATTAAATAAGAGAAAAATTAAAAGAAATGTAGTTAGTCTTGTGACACAAACAGTAGTAGATAAAGATGATCCATTATTTAAAAAAGCTACAAAGCCTATAGGCCCTTTCTTTTCAAAAAGTGAAGCTTATAAATTCATGAGAGAAAAAGGGGAGACTTTGGTTGAGGATTCTGGCAAAGGATGGCGAAAGGTTGTGCCCTCACCTGAACCAATTGACATAATTGAAAAGGAAACTATCAAAAAATTGTTTGAGCAGCTGTATATAGTAATAGCCAATGGAGGAGGAGGTATACCGGTAATTAAAAAAAATGGTGAATATAAAGGTGTAGAAGCTGTGATTGATAAAGATCTGTCCGGAGCTTTGATAGCCGAGATTATAGGAGCGGATTTGTTCTTGGTACTAACTAATGTAGCCTCTGTATCAATCAATTATGGTAGGTCCAATGAAAGAAAATTAGACGATGTTGATGTAGAGGAATTAAAATATTTTGAGCAAAAAGGCCACTTTGGTCAGGGTAGTATGGCTCCTAAAGTGAATGCGGCTATTAATTATGTTGAAAATACGGGTAAAAAAGCGATAATCTCATCTTTAGATGATGTATATTCGGCTCTTCAAGGTAAAACAGGAACCCATGTGAGACTTAGAAAAAAGGTGCCAGAAAGAATAAGATGA
- a CDS encoding YjfB family protein, producing MNEMDIPALSTALSQAELHREVNASITKMSMDLMENSKDQFLDLLDSATVDQIKELDSLVNPHLGSNLDINV from the coding sequence ATGAATGAAATGGATATACCTGCACTGTCTACTGCTCTAAGCCAGGCCGAACTTCATAGGGAGGTCAATGCTTCTATCACCAAGATGTCCATGGATCTTATGGAAAATTCAAAAGATCAGTTTTTGGACTTACTAGATAGCGCAACTGTGGATCAAATTAAAGAGCTAGATTCCTTAGTTAACCCTCATCTTGGTAGTAACTTAGATATCAATGTATAG
- a CDS encoding class I SAM-dependent methyltransferase: MDFHDYLAKYYGELFNPSKDKIDLIARYFSNIPGNKVLDIGCGTGEYIEGLLARGFDVYGIDFSYKMVDIARSKVTGDKKDCIKVGDMKQPYPFNLNLYFDGIYSIGNTLVHLDDLDQVNATIGLAYSRLNKDGKLLIQIINYDQPEVLYKKFPVLEAEEGLVKFYRSYEPADNPKDVYKVLFKTKLELTEKERNDKKVLEDTNKLLMLKRGELENILEEVGFRDIKFYGDFDFNTWSKTSNNTIALATK; the protein is encoded by the coding sequence ATGGATTTTCATGATTACTTGGCTAAATATTACGGCGAACTGTTTAACCCGAGCAAAGACAAAATCGATCTAATAGCAAGATATTTTTCAAACATACCAGGTAATAAAGTTTTGGATATTGGTTGTGGTACAGGTGAGTATATTGAAGGTCTATTAGCTCGTGGATTTGATGTTTACGGAATTGATTTTAGCTACAAGATGGTTGATATTGCTAGATCAAAAGTAACGGGAGATAAAAAAGATTGTATAAAGGTAGGTGACATGAAACAGCCCTATCCTTTTAATTTGAACCTTTATTTTGATGGGATATATTCTATAGGGAATACACTAGTACATTTAGATGATTTGGATCAGGTGAACGCTACTATTGGATTAGCTTATAGTAGACTAAATAAAGACGGTAAACTTCTTATTCAGATTATTAATTATGATCAGCCGGAGGTTTTGTACAAAAAATTCCCAGTACTCGAGGCTGAAGAAGGACTGGTTAAGTTTTATAGAAGCTATGAACCAGCTGATAACCCAAAAGATGTTTACAAAGTTTTATTTAAAACAAAACTAGAACTCACAGAAAAAGAAAGAAATGACAAAAAAGTTTTAGAAGATACTAATAAACTGTTAATGTTAAAAAGAGGCGAACTAGAAAATATTTTAGAAGAAGTTGGATTTAGGGATATAAAATTTTATGGTGATTTTGATTTTAATACATGGAGTAAAACTTCGAACAATACAATAGCACTAGCAACTAAGTAA
- the ltrA gene encoding group II intron reverse transcriptase/maturase — MTVTNKGAKCRQLLTGESCKEGSPQKNSAEHEGYAGVHSPLRITENNISNANLSKENLLEEILDRDNMNKAFKKIKSNKGSHGTDGMKVDELLQYLKENGDHLRQRILDGKYRPNPVRRVEIPKEDGKKRKLGIPTVVDRVIQQAIAQVLSPIYEEQFSDSSYGFRPGRSTHDAIKKSQQNINEGYKYVVDMDLEKYFDTVNQSKLIEVLSRTIKDGRVISLINKYLRAGVMIKHSFEETEVGVPQGGPLSPILSNIMLHELDKELEKRGHRFVRYADDLLIFCKSKRSARRTLKNILPFIENKLFLKVNKDKTVVAYVGKVRFLGFGFYRHKGKARLRVHLKSVAKMRTRIKELTSRSYGISNEARAKKLSRYIMGWVNYFKLADMKNMLINTDRWMRRRIRMIYWKQWKRVRTKFKMLKSLGASKYKAWEYANTRKGYWRISNSPVLSKSLGNDVIKGFGFLFFSEYYRQVKA, encoded by the coding sequence ATGACTGTTACCAACAAAGGAGCGAAGTGCCGCCAACTTCTGACAGGCGAAAGCTGTAAAGAAGGCTCACCGCAGAAGAATAGTGCGGAACACGAAGGATATGCGGGAGTGCACAGTCCTTTAAGGATAACTGAAAACAACATCTCCAATGCAAACTTGTCGAAGGAGAATTTGCTAGAGGAAATTTTGGATAGAGACAACATGAATAAAGCATTCAAGAAAATAAAATCCAACAAAGGCTCTCACGGGACTGATGGGATGAAAGTAGATGAACTTCTACAATATCTCAAAGAAAACGGAGACCACCTCAGGCAAAGAATCCTGGACGGTAAATACCGTCCTAATCCCGTCAGAAGGGTAGAGATACCCAAAGAAGATGGGAAGAAAAGAAAATTAGGCATACCTACAGTGGTAGACAGGGTAATCCAACAAGCAATAGCCCAAGTACTATCTCCAATATATGAGGAGCAATTCTCAGATAGCAGCTATGGCTTTCGTCCTGGACGCAGTACTCACGATGCAATTAAGAAAAGTCAACAAAACATAAATGAAGGATACAAATATGTAGTAGATATGGACTTGGAGAAATACTTTGACACAGTAAACCAGAGCAAATTGATAGAAGTACTATCTAGGACAATAAAAGATGGTCGAGTAATATCTCTTATCAACAAATATCTAAGAGCAGGAGTAATGATAAAGCATAGCTTTGAAGAAACAGAAGTCGGTGTACCACAAGGCGGACCGCTTAGTCCTATTCTTAGTAATATAATGCTTCACGAACTAGACAAAGAACTTGAGAAAAGGGGGCACAGATTCGTCCGCTATGCGGACGACCTGCTAATCTTTTGCAAAAGTAAAAGAAGTGCCAGACGCACCTTGAAGAACATACTACCCTTCATCGAAAATAAGCTATTTCTCAAAGTAAACAAAGATAAAACTGTAGTTGCCTATGTAGGAAAGGTAAGATTTCTTGGGTTTGGCTTTTACAGACATAAAGGAAAAGCCAGATTAAGAGTTCATCTTAAATCAGTTGCAAAGATGAGAACTAGAATAAAAGAACTCACATCTAGAAGTTATGGAATAAGCAACGAAGCCAGAGCAAAGAAACTTAGCCGATACATTATGGGTTGGGTTAATTACTTTAAACTAGCTGATATGAAGAACATGTTAATAAATACTGATAGATGGATGAGAAGGCGTATTCGCATGATTTACTGGAAACAATGGAAGAGAGTGAGAACAAAATTTAAAATGCTCAAATCCCTTGGAGCCAGTAAATATAAGGCATGGGAATACGCAAACACAAGAAAAGGCTACTGGAGAATCTCCAATAGCCCTGTCTTATCCAAATCCCTTGGAAATGATGTAATCAAAGGATTTGGTTTCCTATTCTTTTCGGAATATTATCGACAAGTTAAAGCGTAA
- the larE gene encoding ATP-dependent sacrificial sulfur transferase LarE: MQKDSLKAKVTILEEVLHSLNNFVLAFSGGVDSSLLAVMAKEVLGRENFLAVTAAAPIFPQFEINEAKEFAEIIGIKHQFVYPKILEKASFVENPPNRCYYCKKVIAEELLKIAAEEGYNHVVDGTNAEDAASDFRPGIKAAKELKIKSPLKDAGFDKEDIRQLSKEKGIVNWDKPSNACLASRVPYGSIITSEKLLKIEKAEDVLRNLGTFQVRVRHHDNIARIEVSRENFETILENSNKITVEFKKLNFKYVTLDLEGYKTGSLNTEVKNDSEK, from the coding sequence TTGCAAAAAGATTCCTTGAAAGCTAAAGTTACAATATTAGAAGAAGTACTACACAGTTTGAATAATTTTGTGCTGGCTTTTTCTGGGGGAGTTGATAGTAGTTTACTAGCTGTAATGGCAAAAGAGGTACTTGGTAGGGAGAATTTTTTGGCGGTTACTGCAGCTGCACCAATCTTCCCTCAGTTTGAGATTAATGAGGCAAAAGAATTTGCTGAAATCATTGGTATAAAACACCAATTTGTATACCCTAAAATCCTTGAAAAAGCTAGTTTTGTAGAAAATCCTCCAAATAGATGCTACTATTGCAAAAAAGTTATTGCAGAAGAGCTGTTAAAAATTGCAGCAGAAGAGGGGTATAATCATGTTGTTGATGGCACAAATGCAGAAGATGCTGCAAGTGATTTTAGACCGGGGATAAAAGCTGCAAAAGAATTAAAAATAAAGAGCCCCCTTAAAGATGCTGGTTTTGATAAAGAAGATATTAGACAGTTATCTAAGGAAAAAGGAATTGTCAACTGGGATAAGCCATCAAATGCCTGTCTTGCTTCTAGGGTTCCTTACGGTTCAATAATAACCAGTGAAAAATTATTAAAAATTGAAAAAGCCGAGGATGTTTTAAGAAATCTAGGTACCTTTCAGGTTAGAGTTAGGCATCATGATAATATAGCTCGGATTGAAGTTTCTAGGGAAAACTTTGAAACAATTTTAGAAAACAGTAATAAAATAACTGTTGAATTTAAAAAATTAAACTTTAAATATGTAACACTAGACTTAGAAGGTTATAAAACAGGAAGTCTCAACACAGAGGTAAAAAATGACAGTGAAAAATGA
- a CDS encoding slipin family protein, protein MFGNQIGILGILVVVILLLIMAIRIVKEYERGVVFRLGRLVGVKGPGLIFIIPFIDKMIVVPLRIVTFDVPVQEVITKDNVTCKVNAVLYYRVVEPSKAVVNVQYYHDATTQLAQTTLRSVVGQAELDELLAERDKLNQRLQEIIDDATDPWGIKVTTVEIKDVVIPDNMQRVIGRQAEAERRRRSIVIQAEGEKQAAIKLAKAAEILSKQAGGLTLRTLRTASEISAEKSSTLFFPLPMEIGDIFSKHNLGDLLKNNPDKDASAEDNGNEDTGDSVDENIIPEAGEELIEDDNMLDNETNIDDKTDDK, encoded by the coding sequence ATGTTTGGTAATCAGATTGGTATTCTTGGAATATTAGTAGTAGTAATACTCCTCTTAATAATGGCGATCAGAATTGTAAAAGAGTATGAAAGGGGAGTAGTATTTAGGCTTGGAAGACTTGTAGGTGTTAAAGGGCCAGGGCTTATCTTCATTATTCCTTTCATTGACAAGATGATAGTTGTTCCACTTAGAATTGTGACTTTTGATGTTCCTGTGCAGGAAGTTATAACAAAGGATAATGTAACCTGTAAAGTAAATGCCGTTCTTTATTACCGGGTGGTAGAACCCTCAAAAGCTGTAGTAAATGTTCAATATTATCATGATGCAACTACGCAATTAGCTCAAACTACACTTAGAAGTGTAGTAGGCCAGGCAGAGCTAGATGAACTTCTAGCAGAGCGTGATAAGCTTAATCAAAGGCTGCAGGAGATAATTGATGATGCGACAGACCCTTGGGGTATAAAAGTTACCACTGTAGAGATAAAAGATGTGGTTATACCAGATAATATGCAAAGAGTAATAGGAAGACAAGCAGAAGCCGAGAGGAGAAGAAGATCTATTGTTATCCAGGCAGAAGGGGAAAAACAAGCAGCGATCAAACTAGCCAAAGCAGCTGAGATATTATCAAAACAAGCAGGAGGACTTACCCTTAGAACACTTCGAACAGCGTCAGAGATATCTGCAGAAAAAAGTTCAACGTTATTTTTCCCTTTACCAATGGAGATAGGAGATATATTTTCTAAACACAATTTAGGAGATTTATTAAAAAATAACCCGGATAAAGATGCAAGTGCAGAGGATAATGGTAATGAAGATACTGGTGATTCTGTTGATGAAAATATAATACCTGAAGCTGGGGAAGAGTTAATTGAAGATGACAATATGCTAGATAATGAAACAAATATTGATGATAAGACGGATGACAAATAG
- a CDS encoding PTS transporter subunit IIC, with amino-acid sequence MGILEFLEKKDIQFSLRRYGIDALSYMALGLFGTLIIGLILRVIGERTGIGFLEEVVWPMANDMMGPAIAVAVAYGLKAPPLVIFSSTVSGMAGADLGGPAGALIAAIIGAEFGKLVSKETKVDIIVTPAVTVIMGVLAGTQIGPGVNWVMLRLGDFIMLATELQPVPMGIILAVVVGLALTFPISSVALTMMLQLEGLAAGAAAVGCASQMIGFAIISYRENGFGGLIAQGLGTSMLQIPNIIKNPLILIPPTITAAILGPLVTTVFIMTNGPEGAGMGTSGLVGQFGAVAAMEGMNLGGPDMFIKIAMFHFVLPALISLIIGITMKKTGLIKEGDLKLDV; translated from the coding sequence ATGGGAATCTTAGAGTTTTTAGAAAAAAAAGATATACAATTTTCACTTCGTAGATACGGCATAGATGCACTAAGTTATATGGCCCTTGGCCTTTTTGGGACATTAATAATTGGACTTATATTGAGAGTCATAGGTGAAAGAACAGGGATAGGGTTTTTGGAAGAAGTGGTTTGGCCGATGGCCAACGATATGATGGGGCCAGCTATAGCTGTTGCAGTTGCTTATGGTCTCAAAGCTCCGCCGCTTGTTATATTTTCATCTACTGTGTCAGGTATGGCAGGGGCAGATTTAGGAGGGCCTGCAGGTGCTTTGATTGCAGCAATTATTGGAGCAGAATTTGGTAAGCTTGTTTCTAAAGAAACAAAAGTAGATATAATTGTTACCCCGGCAGTGACAGTAATAATGGGAGTGCTGGCAGGAACCCAGATTGGACCTGGAGTTAATTGGGTAATGTTAAGATTAGGAGATTTTATTATGCTTGCGACAGAACTTCAGCCAGTACCAATGGGTATTATTTTGGCAGTTGTTGTTGGGCTTGCTCTTACTTTCCCAATAAGTAGTGTTGCCCTAACCATGATGCTGCAGTTGGAGGGGCTAGCAGCTGGTGCAGCAGCCGTTGGGTGTGCTTCTCAAATGATAGGTTTTGCTATTATAAGTTATCGGGAGAATGGATTCGGAGGCCTTATTGCCCAGGGACTTGGGACCTCTATGCTTCAGATACCAAATATAATCAAAAATCCTTTAATACTTATACCTCCTACAATTACAGCTGCTATTTTGGGGCCTCTTGTTACTACAGTTTTTATTATGACTAATGGACCGGAAGGAGCAGGGATGGGCACAAGTGGACTTGTAGGACAATTTGGAGCCGTTGCGGCTATGGAAGGGATGAATCTAGGTGGACCTGATATGTTTATTAAAATAGCCATGTTTCACTTTGTGTTGCCTGCTCTTATCAGTCTTATTATAGGCATTACAATGAAGAAAACAGGATTGATTAAAGAAGGTGACCTAAAATTAGACGTATAA
- a CDS encoding MaoC family dehydratase encodes MVADRSYTSINIGDKESFSKTISESDIYNFAGVTGDFNPLHVDKEYAKNTRFNDRISHGMLSASLISTVIGTKLPGANTIYLSQDVKFVAPVYIGDTLTAEVEVTEKRDDKQIIDLKTVIYNQEGTIVVDGTAKVMKMKEKVVKMTSQ; translated from the coding sequence ATGGTTGCTGATAGGTCTTATACATCAATTAATATTGGAGATAAAGAAAGTTTTAGTAAAACAATAAGCGAAAGTGACATATATAATTTTGCAGGAGTTACAGGGGACTTTAATCCTTTACATGTTGATAAAGAATACGCCAAAAATACCAGGTTTAATGACAGGATATCTCATGGGATGCTTTCTGCATCCCTAATATCTACGGTAATTGGAACAAAACTACCTGGAGCAAATACAATATATTTGTCCCAGGATGTAAAATTTGTTGCGCCTGTCTATATAGGTGACACCCTTACTGCTGAAGTAGAAGTTACAGAAAAAAGAGATGATAAACAGATAATTGACCTAAAAACAGTTATATATAATCAAGAGGGTACTATAGTAGTTGATGGTACGGCGAAAGTTATGAAGATGAAAGAGAAAGTTGTAAAAATGACTAGTCAATAA